In Paramormyrops kingsleyae isolate MSU_618 chromosome 13, PKINGS_0.4, whole genome shotgun sequence, a single window of DNA contains:
- the LOC111849647 gene encoding V-set and transmembrane domain-containing protein 2B-like isoform X1, with protein MYEMEKRGIHGVIYYLVINAPLLLFVSATFTEIPRDVNVGEGEDIEMPCAFRTTGSTPFSLEIQWWYLKEAAPRKLAHEVQMSVPASRAKIATKDATKISTVRVQGNAISHRLRLSNVRKVDEGMYECRVLGNNADETQEHRAQATLHVTPRDGMVAEEAVSHIQNRWPLRNSNSVGSGRATSGPGQGKVRVPLPAGHGLASTSTTAATPATKSSASPQPGNVAILRQQHGTASGAIKATDPALCVALLILHTVRFLCVT; from the exons ATGTATGAGATGGAAAAACGGGGAATCCACGGTGTGATTTACTATCTCGTGATAAATGCCCCGCTCTTGTTATTCGTAAGCG CGACGTTTACTGAAATCCCGAGGGATGTAAATGTCGGCGAAGGGGAAGATATTGAAATGCCTTGTGCTTTTCGGACAACGGGATCCACGCCGTTTTCACTGGAGATCCAGTGGTGGTATCTTAAGGAAGCGGCACCTAGAAAACTTGCACACGAGGTACAGATGAGCGTCCCGGCAAGCCGAGCCAAG ATTGCTACCAAGGATGCTACAAAAATAAGT ACTGTCCGAGTCCAGGGAAACGCCATATCCCACAGACTTCGTCTCTCTAATGTGCGAAAGGTGGACGAGGGGATGTACGAGTGCCGGGTGTTGGGTAACAACGCGGACGAGACTCAGGAACACAGAGCTCAAGCCACGTTGCACGTCACTCCACGTGATGGTATGGTTGCCGAGGAAGCTGTTTCCCACATTCAGAACCGGTGGCCTCTGAGAAACAGCAACAGTGTGGGCAGTGGTCGGGCCACCTCTGGGCCAGGTCAGGGAAAAGTTCGGGTGCCTCTGCCAGCCGGACATGGTCTGGCTTCAACCAGCACAACAGCGGCAACCCCAGCAACGAAATCTTCAGCGTCACCACAGCCTGGCAATGTGGCCATACTCAGGCAGCAACATGGGACTG CTTCTGGAGCCATCAAAGCCACTGACCCAGCGCTGTGTGTTGCCCTGCTGATACTACATACCGTCCGTTTCCTGTGTGTTACCTAG
- the LOC111849647 gene encoding V-set and transmembrane domain-containing protein 2B-like isoform X2, giving the protein MYEMEKRGIHGVIYYLVINAPLLLFVSATFTEIPRDVNVGEGEDIEMPCAFRTTGSTPFSLEIQWWYLKEAAPRKLAHEIATKDATKISTVRVQGNAISHRLRLSNVRKVDEGMYECRVLGNNADETQEHRAQATLHVTPRDGMVAEEAVSHIQNRWPLRNSNSVGSGRATSGPGQGKVRVPLPAGHGLASTSTTAATPATKSSASPQPGNVAILRQQHGTASGAIKATDPALCVALLILHTVRFLCVT; this is encoded by the exons ATGTATGAGATGGAAAAACGGGGAATCCACGGTGTGATTTACTATCTCGTGATAAATGCCCCGCTCTTGTTATTCGTAAGCG CGACGTTTACTGAAATCCCGAGGGATGTAAATGTCGGCGAAGGGGAAGATATTGAAATGCCTTGTGCTTTTCGGACAACGGGATCCACGCCGTTTTCACTGGAGATCCAGTGGTGGTATCTTAAGGAAGCGGCACCTAGAAAACTTGCACACGAG ATTGCTACCAAGGATGCTACAAAAATAAGT ACTGTCCGAGTCCAGGGAAACGCCATATCCCACAGACTTCGTCTCTCTAATGTGCGAAAGGTGGACGAGGGGATGTACGAGTGCCGGGTGTTGGGTAACAACGCGGACGAGACTCAGGAACACAGAGCTCAAGCCACGTTGCACGTCACTCCACGTGATGGTATGGTTGCCGAGGAAGCTGTTTCCCACATTCAGAACCGGTGGCCTCTGAGAAACAGCAACAGTGTGGGCAGTGGTCGGGCCACCTCTGGGCCAGGTCAGGGAAAAGTTCGGGTGCCTCTGCCAGCCGGACATGGTCTGGCTTCAACCAGCACAACAGCGGCAACCCCAGCAACGAAATCTTCAGCGTCACCACAGCCTGGCAATGTGGCCATACTCAGGCAGCAACATGGGACTG CTTCTGGAGCCATCAAAGCCACTGACCCAGCGCTGTGTGTTGCCCTGCTGATACTACATACCGTCCGTTTCCTGTGTGTTACCTAG